Proteins encoded within one genomic window of Haladaptatus sp. QDMS2:
- a CDS encoding 1,4-dihydroxy-2-naphthoate polyprenyltransferase: MTDTATISPTKAWVMAARPQTLPAAAAPVIVGTGLAVHDGVFSALPALAALLGALLIQIGTNFANDYYDAVKGADTDERQGFTRVTQAGIIAPEDVKRAMALTFAIAIVSGTYLVSVGGLPIVVIGLASVASGIAYTGGPYPLGYHGLGDLFVFTFFGLVAVTGTYYVQAVDAVAGIPLTVPPGTIPLAAIVASLAPAALSTAILVVNNIRDKETDAKTGKRTLAVRLGYRWSRVEYLLMLAVAYAVPAVFALDPTYSQFALLPLLSLPIAVRVARTVLTRTDGAALNPALEQTGQLLAIHSLLFGLGLAAPALL, encoded by the coding sequence ATGACTGACACCGCGACCATCTCGCCGACGAAGGCGTGGGTCATGGCCGCCCGTCCCCAGACACTTCCCGCGGCGGCCGCCCCCGTCATCGTCGGCACCGGGCTCGCCGTACACGACGGTGTCTTTTCGGCGCTCCCCGCACTCGCCGCGCTCCTCGGCGCACTTCTCATCCAGATCGGGACGAACTTCGCGAACGACTACTACGACGCCGTGAAGGGCGCGGACACGGACGAGCGACAGGGCTTCACCCGGGTCACGCAAGCCGGCATCATCGCCCCCGAAGACGTCAAACGGGCGATGGCGCTCACTTTCGCCATCGCCATCGTCTCCGGAACGTACCTCGTCTCCGTCGGCGGATTGCCAATCGTCGTCATCGGCCTCGCGAGCGTCGCAAGTGGGATTGCCTACACGGGTGGCCCGTACCCCCTCGGCTACCACGGCCTCGGCGACCTGTTCGTGTTCACCTTCTTCGGTCTCGTCGCCGTCACGGGAACCTACTACGTACAGGCCGTGGACGCGGTTGCGGGCATCCCGCTCACCGTTCCGCCGGGCACGATTCCCCTCGCCGCCATCGTAGCGAGTCTCGCTCCCGCCGCCCTCTCGACGGCGATTCTCGTCGTGAACAACATCCGCGACAAGGAGACGGACGCCAAGACTGGAAAGCGCACGCTCGCCGTGCGACTCGGCTACCGCTGGAGTCGCGTCGAGTACCTTCTCATGCTCGCGGTGGCCTACGCCGTCCCCGCCGTGTTCGCACTCGACCCCACCTACTCGCAGTTCGCACTCCTGCCACTGCTTTCGCTTCCCATTGCAGTGCGCGTGGCGCGGACGGTCCTCACCAGAACTGACGGCGCGGCACTCAACCCCGCGCTCGAACAGACCGGGCAACTGCTCGCGATTCACTCGCTCCTGTTCGGCCTCGGCCTCGCCGCCCCCGCCTTACTCTAA
- a CDS encoding mandelate racemase/muconate lactonizing enzyme family protein, which yields MDLIPFSLDLESPLSTAAGDITARRGFLVRVFVDGHTGLGEATPLPGWTESLDACETALNAVAERVETGAYDAATAALSKNPAAKHGLALAIADARARAAGVPLYRHLGGEKRVERVPVNATIGAGSLETTVDAAERAVASGFRTLKLKVGTADVAADVARVAAVRDAVGPDIELRADANGAWDRRTARSALDGFADADFALVEQPLAPADITGHATLRGGFVKIGLDESLAERSIEEVLAAEAADVLVLKPMALGGPQRTRAVAMQAKAAGVEPVVTTTIDAAVARTAAVHVAASIPDIGACGLATADLLASDVLDEDPAPVVDGAVRVPQGKGNTGTASMEE from the coding sequence ATGGACCTCATCCCCTTCTCACTCGACCTCGAATCGCCCCTCTCGACCGCTGCCGGCGACATCACCGCCCGCCGGGGCTTCCTCGTCCGCGTGTTCGTAGACGGCCACACCGGCCTCGGCGAGGCGACGCCGCTTCCCGGCTGGACCGAATCCCTCGACGCCTGCGAAACGGCGCTGAACGCGGTAGCCGAGCGAGTCGAAACCGGCGCGTACGACGCGGCGACAGCAGCACTTTCGAAGAATCCGGCCGCCAAACACGGCCTCGCGCTCGCCATCGCTGACGCCCGCGCTCGCGCCGCCGGTGTTCCGCTCTATCGCCATCTCGGCGGCGAGAAGCGAGTCGAGCGCGTCCCGGTGAATGCTACCATCGGCGCAGGGTCCCTCGAAACGACCGTCGATGCAGCGGAGCGGGCGGTCGCTTCGGGTTTTCGAACGCTCAAGCTCAAAGTCGGAACCGCCGACGTGGCGGCGGACGTCGCGCGTGTGGCCGCCGTCAGAGACGCCGTCGGCCCGGACATCGAACTCCGAGCGGACGCGAACGGGGCGTGGGACCGGCGGACGGCCCGAAGCGCGCTCGACGGCTTCGCTGACGCGGATTTCGCGCTGGTCGAACAGCCACTCGCGCCAGCCGACATCACCGGACACGCGACGCTCCGTGGCGGTTTCGTGAAAATCGGCCTCGACGAATCGCTCGCGGAACGAAGCATCGAGGAAGTACTCGCGGCCGAGGCGGCAGACGTGCTGGTGCTCAAGCCGATGGCCCTTGGCGGCCCCCAACGGACTCGTGCGGTGGCGATGCAGGCGAAAGCCGCAGGCGTCGAACCCGTCGTGACGACGACCATCGACGCAGCTGTCGCGCGGACCGCCGCCGTGCACGTCGCCGCGAGCATTCCCGACATCGGCGCGTGCGGACTCGCAACCGCCGACCTGCTCGCGTCCGACGTCCTCGATGAGGACCCCGCTCCCGTCGTCGACGGTGCGGTTCGCGTCCCGCAGGGAAAAGGAAATACGGGCACGGCATCGATGGAGGAGTAA
- the menE gene encoding o-succinylbenzoate--CoA ligase — protein MYDWLRHRASVSADATALVAADSEATWTYRELDDAVSRTAAHLVGAGVGRGDHVGTLLDTSVEFVKLIHATARLGAVLVPLNTRLTSAELRPQIERADLTALVCSVATAEKAVSACESADTTLLSVSRRDAGSVPELAAQPLGSVTPATWDEDDPQVIMFTSGTTGEPKAVVLTHGNLAASAEASAYRLGTLPGDRWLVCLSLYHMGGLAPILRATRYGSTVVFVSEFDPERVGRAIEEYEPTGISLVPVMLSRLLDAGVSFNSFRFVLLGGAPARDDLIARCEREGVPVYPTYGMTETASQIATATPTEAFAHQGTVGKPLLFTEVTVVGVDGEPVEHGEHGELVVRGPTVMKEYYGDYEATVEAFSEYGLHTGDVGYRDEAGRLWVLNRRSDRIISGGENVDPGEVAAVLLSHPAVADVAVVGVPDEEWGERVGALVVPEPDATPSRDELDAHCREFLAGFKCPRLVAFAAELPRTASGTVAREAVRDLLRATE, from the coding sequence ATGTACGACTGGTTGCGCCATCGTGCGAGCGTTTCGGCTGACGCGACGGCACTCGTCGCGGCGGATTCGGAGGCGACGTGGACCTACCGGGAACTCGACGACGCCGTCTCCCGGACTGCGGCCCACCTCGTCGGCGCGGGAGTCGGCCGCGGCGACCACGTCGGCACGCTTCTCGATACCAGCGTCGAGTTCGTGAAATTGATTCACGCGACGGCGCGACTTGGAGCCGTGTTGGTCCCGCTCAACACGCGGTTGACGTCGGCAGAACTCCGGCCGCAAATCGAACGGGCCGACCTTACCGCGCTCGTCTGTAGTGTGGCCACCGCCGAGAAAGCCGTGTCCGCGTGCGAATCAGCAGACACCACACTGCTCTCTGTGTCGCGGCGGGATGCGGGGAGCGTCCCCGAACTCGCCGCCCAGCCACTCGGGTCGGTCACGCCGGCGACGTGGGACGAAGACGACCCGCAGGTCATCATGTTCACCTCGGGGACGACCGGCGAACCAAAAGCGGTCGTGCTCACGCACGGCAACCTCGCGGCGAGCGCCGAGGCCTCCGCCTACCGCCTCGGAACCCTGCCGGGCGACCGATGGCTGGTCTGTCTCTCGCTCTATCACATGGGCGGACTCGCGCCGATTCTCCGCGCCACGCGCTACGGTTCGACGGTCGTGTTCGTCTCCGAATTCGACCCGGAACGAGTCGGCCGCGCGATCGAGGAGTACGAACCGACTGGCATCTCACTGGTACCGGTCATGCTCTCGCGCCTGCTCGACGCCGGCGTGTCGTTCAATTCGTTTCGCTTCGTCCTCCTCGGCGGTGCGCCCGCGAGAGACGACCTCATCGCCCGCTGTGAGCGCGAGGGCGTCCCCGTCTACCCGACCTATGGCATGACGGAGACGGCCTCGCAAATCGCAACCGCGACGCCCACCGAAGCGTTTGCCCATCAGGGAACGGTGGGCAAACCACTCCTGTTCACGGAGGTGACCGTCGTGGGCGTAGACGGCGAACCAGTCGAGCATGGGGAACACGGCGAACTCGTGGTGCGCGGCCCGACCGTGATGAAGGAGTACTACGGCGACTACGAGGCGACTGTCGAGGCATTTTCAGAGTACGGCCTCCACACGGGCGACGTCGGCTATCGCGACGAGGCTGGTCGGCTGTGGGTGCTGAACCGTCGGAGCGACCGCATCATCTCCGGGGGCGAGAACGTGGACCCCGGCGAGGTTGCCGCCGTCCTTCTCTCGCACCCGGCCGTCGCCGACGTCGCCGTCGTCGGCGTCCCCGACGAGGAGTGGGGCGAGCGCGTGGGGGCGCTCGTCGTGCCGGAACCGGATGCGACGCCGTCCCGCGACGAACTCGACGCCCACTGCCGGGAGTTCCTCGCGGGCTTCAAGTGCCCGCGGCTGGTCGCGTTCGCAGCCGAACTGCCGCGAACGGCGTCGGGAACGGTGGCCCGCGAGGCGGTCAGAGACCTCCTTCGAGCGACCGAGTGA